The following proteins are encoded in a genomic region of Nicotiana sylvestris chromosome 4, ASM39365v2, whole genome shotgun sequence:
- the LOC138889461 gene encoding uncharacterized protein, translated as MKAQALADHLVENSVDEEYEPLKTYFPDEEVMNIDKVEKEEKPGWKLFFDGAANVKGVGIGAVLISKIGHYYPVTTQLRFYCTNNMSEYEACILGLRLVIDTGIQEVLVHDQHAYCNMVEEELDGEPWFHDIKEYIRSGVYPVQPTGDQKRTIQRLASRFFFSGGVLYNRTPDLRLLRPIEPASSNGHRFILVAIDYFTNWIEAKTFKSVTKKAVVDFVHANIICQFEIPKVIITDNGANLNVI; from the exons atgaaagcccaagctttggccgatcacttggtCGAGAACTCGGTCgacgaagaatatgaacctttgaagacttattttcctgatgaagaggtaatgaaCATTGACAAGGTCGAGAAGGAGGAAAAGcccggttggaaactcttctttgatggggccgctaacgtgaaaggcgttgggataggagctgtgcTCATTTCTAAAATAGGGCATTACTACCCTGTCACtactcagcttcgtttctattgcaccaacaacatgtcCGAGTACGAAgcgtgcattttgggtttgagattAGTTATAGATACGggaatccaggaagtcttg gtccatgatcagcatgcttattgtaacatggtagaagaagaacttgacggtgagccttggttccatgatatcaaggagtatatcaggtcGGGAGTGTATCCAGTACAACCCACAGGGgatcagaagagaacaattcAACGTTTGGCAAGcagatttttctttagtggaggagttttgtacaataGAACTCCAGACCTCAGATTGTTGAG GCCAATTGAGCCAGCATcctccaatggacacaggttcattctggtagccattgattatttcactaattGGATTgaagctaaaaccttcaaatctgtgaccaagaaggcagtggtcgattttgtgcatgcaaatatcatttGTCAGTTCGAGAttccaaaggtgatcatcacagataatggtgctaatcttaacgtcatctga
- the LOC138889463 gene encoding uncharacterized protein, with translation MVQGSRQWHEKLPFVLLGYRTTVRTSVVATPYLLVYGTEAVIPAEVEIPSIQIAPEAKIDDDEWVKARLDQLSLIDEKRLATVCHGQLYQKRMARAYNKKVHPRKFDVGQQVLKRILPHQAEAKGKFAPNWQGPFIITRVLSNGALYLTDIEGTCVDTAINSDVVKRYYV, from the coding sequence atggtgcaaggttccaggcaatggcatgagaagttgccctttgtgttgttgggttatcgcactactgttcgcacttcagtagttGCAAccccttacttgttggtatatggcacagaagcagtgatacccgctgaagttgaaattccatccatTCAGATTGCTCCTGAAGccaaaattgatgatgatgagtgggtcaaagcccgtCTGGaccaattgagtttgattgatgaaaaacgattggcaacagtgtgtcatggccagttgtatcaaaagagaatggcaagagcatacaacaagaaggtgcatccccGAAAATTTGatgtgggtcagcaagtattgaaacgcatccttccacatcaggctgaggcaaaaggcaagttcgccccaaattggcaggggccgttcatcataacgagagtgttgtccaatggtgctttgtatttaacagatatagaaggcacaTGTGTAGATacggctatcaattctgatgtcgtcaaaagatattatgtatga